Genomic DNA from Carnobacteriaceae bacterium zg-C25:
GGTATGTAATTAGCAATAGAATCTGTAATTCCATCTACAGTAGCGGGAATTAAATTAATTTCCTCATCCAAAATACAAGCATAACCTTTGGAATTCCTAATATTTAAACTTTTAACCTTTAAATACTTTTTATTATCGCCCGTATATATACCTGTGACACAATCTGCAATATCACCAAGGGTCAAATTTGACTTCATCAATATCTCATCTGCAGTTGCATTGAGATGTAAATTATAATTTTCTTGTTTAAGTATTGAGGTTTGTTTTATTTCTTTAGGTTTCACCACTCCGCAATTTATCTTTGAGAAATCAATCTCACTACTAAGTGTGTCAAATATCTTAATACTGTTCTCAAAAATGTCCTGTTTTCTATTTGTTATAGTTATTATCGATAACTTACTGTAAGCAAATGACACCCCAGGGAACCATTTACTAGGAAATATAGCAATTTCTTCAACCAGATAATTTTTGAACAAGAATTCTCGAAACTTTTTATGCATATTTAAATATAAAAAAGTATCTGGAATAATGAAGACTAACTTACCATCTTCTTCCAGCAGTGATAGACATCTAAATAAAAATAACACATATGAATCTTTTGAATAAATTCTACTATATTTTTTTGAGAGAACTCGCTTTTGTTCATCTGTAAAAACGGCTCCATACGGCGGATTTCCTATTATTTTTGAAAAACCTGTATGCGTATTTGCACGTATATCTAAATTTAAGTCAATCAACGTATCCGATTCATGTATACTAACATTTTGATTCTTCCGAAATTTTCTAGACATGACCTGATAAGAGTAATTATCAATATCATATGTGGTTATACTTAGCTTCGGCTTTTGCTGAAGAATTTTGTCTACAAAAACTCCCTCTCCAACACTGGGCTCTAATATTGTATCAGTATCACAAAGTTCTAATTTGGACACCATATAATCAGTAATTAAATCAGAATTTGTATAATAAGTTTGTAAAGTTTTATTCAAAGTTGCCTCCTTAAGTATTAGCTTAAGTTTAACTCTATTGCTTTACCAAGTCAAGTATTGAAGCAACTGATTTTGTATTAAATATTTCTTAAATTCTGGACTAATATCATTAGCCCAATCCATATTTTTATCCATCCAAGCTCTCAAGTCGACACCAGTTATCTCAAGGATTTTGGAATAAGTATCGGAACTACAATATACATTCCATAAGCCAGAATTTTTCAAAGTTTGCAGGTAATGATTATTCTCCTCTTCACGTTGCCTTACAAATAGCATACATTCATAATCAATTGTAGTATATAATTTCGCCACTTGAAGTAACCGATTTACATTACCTTTTTCATTTGAACTAAATCCACTTTTGTAATCAACAACATAATATTTGTCACCAATATAAAAATGTAAATCCTCTTTTAAGTTAATGGCTCCACTCTCACTAAAAGCCCAAATATCATCAATATAATTGATTAAGTTTTTCTTATCAGAACTATTTAAAGATAACCCTTCAATAAATTCTAGTAGATCTATTTGAAGATTACTTTTAAACTCCTCATATTTTGGTGGTTCATAAAAATTGATTGGATTTATTGAATACTGAAAAGGAAGTTTGCAAAATGGTTCCCATAATTCTCCTATTCTACGACTAAAAGCCATATAGTCGTAGTTCCAAACTTGATTTCTGGACTCTAACATCACAATATAATATGTATAATGAATTAATAATATATCGTTAATATCTTCTGAACCTAACATTGTTAATTGACTAGATAGCAGATTTTTCATCTGTTTATTTATCAAATTGCTTTTTTCAGAATTTTTAGTTTTCTTATTTACTTCTGTAATTGTTTCTTTTATTCCTTCACGATAATAGAATAATAACTCAGATTTTTTTAACATAATGACCCTCACATTCAGTATTTATTAATACTATTATATCAAAAATATATCAAAAAAATTCATCCATAAAAATATCAATAATAGATGGGGTACGTTTCTATTCCCACAAATTCCTATTCTATGGAAATCAGCATACCCACCATGGGACAATGGAAACAAATTTAGTTAGTTCTTCACTATCAATTCCACTACTTCAATTTCAACTCTCACTCTGATACTTACCCACCATACGGCAAAAAGCCTTGTCTCTAAGGCTTTTTACTATCCCTTTCGTTCAAAGGCTTCTAGGATTTCACCAACAGAACTACACACTCCACATGAATGTAGACAACTAAATTGATGACATAGCATATCTCTGTCATGGGAAACATGTCTATATTGAGATTATACGTTTTTATATCCAAATAAATCAATTGATATTAAATTATATTTAAAAAGATGTTCCAGTAACATCTTATATATTCCTACTACTAAAAATGTTTATAAAAAAAGAGCCAAAGGCTCTTTTCCAGACTGTTGACAATACCAATAAAAAATCCAACATATTTTTTAAAAAATGAAAAATATGTTGAATTTTGAATTTTAAAATACGAAATGAAGAATAATATCTCAAAAAATGGCTATCTCCAGTGAGTAGAATTGCCATTTTTTTCATGTTTTGGGCAGCACAAGATAACCAAGTATACTGTTGCATCTTGGTTACTCCTCTATATTGCGCAAATCGATACCCATGATTTTGCTTAGAGTCTGCAAAACTACGCTCAATCGTTTCTTTCCGTCGTTTATATAATGCTTTCCCAAACGTAGATAATCGACGTTCACGACATCTATCGTATACATCAGCATCTATCGCTCGACGTAGTATCCGTTTATTACTATTATCGCTTATACGATACTGTTTATATCCTTGTCTATCAATATTTCTGTAGGTATAAATTTCTCCCGTACGTGTATCCGTAAAACAATCTATAGATGAATTATATCGAAAAAATTTATGGTCAGGATTGCGATGAAAACGTCGATACCCAATCACAGAAAATATCTTTTTCTCTTCTAAAAATTTTAAAATGTCTTTTTTATAATATCCGCTATCTAACGCGACACAATTCACATTAAAATTAAATGTTTCGATTATATGTGTTAATCGCGACACATACGGTACACTATCATGCACGTTGCCTGGTGTAATAAAGCAATCCACAATAAAATTATGTTTACCATCTACACTACGATGGTCTAAGTACATAAATCCCTTTTCTTTATTATCTCTATGGTAATATCCACTTTCTGGATCAGTCGTACTTTCTTTAATGGATTTAGAGATGATTTTATCAGTGTAATTAAAAGGCTTTTTTCCAATAGCTTCTCGTTCAGCGTTAATTTCGTTTTCTAAATCTCGTTTACGTTCTTGAACGGTTTCAATAATAGCGTTTTTAAATTTATTTTTATTGGCATTTGCTTTAATATGTGTGGAATCTGTAAATAATGCTGTCCCACTAATTAAATGATGTGAGATAGCTTGGTGTACAATAGTGTTAAATATATCTTCAAACACAGAAGTACCTTGAAAACGGCGAATATAATTTTGAGAAAAAGTGGAATAATGAGGAGTTGGTTTAGAGAAAGGAAGGTTTAAAAACCATCTAAACGCCACATCAGTTTCGACACGTTTAATGGTTTCTCGCATTGATTTAATACCGTAAATATCTTTTAAAAAGACTAATTTAAATAAAACAACTGGATCTAAACTATTACGACCGTTGGTATGACTATAGTAAGGAGAAGTAATATCATAAATAAAATTGAAATCAATTGATTTATCAATTTTACGTAGTAAATGATCTTTTGGTACTAATTCGGATAATGTGTTTAATATGATTTCGTCATTTGGATGATTTTCTTTATAAAACATAAATTGTTCCCTCCTTTTTCTTATCTCTATTATACCACTTTTAAGTGTTATTATCGTATCAGACGTTGTTGTACGAATGGCTTCGTTCTCGCACGTAGTAGGGAACGCGCGATGTATCGTGTACATCGCGGTAAGCCGTACAACTTAACGTCTGGTACGAAAAAAGACTGTTGACAGTTTATTTGTCAACAGTCTGAGCCTTGTCTACAAGGCTTTTCACTATCCCTTTCGTTCAAAGGTTTCTAGGATTTTACGAGCAAAGCAACACACTCCACATGCACCGTCATCGGAAACATGTCGACGGGTTGGACGTACTCTACGGTATACCCGCCTTCTGTAAATGCCACAAGGTCGCGTGCCATGGTGGCTGGGTTACAACTCACATAAACAATTCGGTTGGCATTCATTTTTAGTGTCGTGTCAATAAAGCTTGGTGCCAATCCTTTTCGTGGGGGATCTACCATTAAGACGTCACACATTACACCTTCATCTAGCCACTTTTTCATCACGTTTTCAGCTGAACCGACTTCGTAGGTCACGTTGTCAATTCCGTTCATTCGTGCGTTTTCTTTCGCCATATCAATGGCGTCGCTGACTATTTCCATTCCGTATACCCACTTGGCATGTTTGGCTAGCGACAATCCGATAGTTCCAATTCCGCTATACGCATCAATCACAACATCTTCATTTGTAATTTTTGCAGCACGAATCGCTTCTGTATACAACTTTTCCGTTTGTTCCGGATTGACTTGATAAAACGATTTTGAACTAATTTTAAACGTCAATCCCATCAACTCGTCACAAATGAAATCATCTCCGTGGTAGACAATCGTCTCGTCCCCTAAAATGACGTTAGTCGGCTTACTATTCACATTTTGAACGAAACTCACCACATCTTCACACGTCTGCAAAATTTCATCTACCAACATCTTTGGCAACCTTTTTTTCGTACGCGTCACAAGTACCACTTGCACTTGACCTGTATTTTTCCCACGTCGCACCATAATATGTCGAGCATCTCCAGAGTGTGTCTCCTCATGATACGCCGAAACCTGAAACTTTCTTAGCGCATCACGCACAATCACCACAATTTCATCAATGCGCTTGTCTTGAATGACAAAATCTTCAATTGGCACAAGCGTATGCGAATTTTTGCGATAAAATCCCGTTTCCAGCTGACCATCAATATTTCTAACTGGAATTTGGGCTTTATTTCGATAGGCTGTGGTGTAATCTGCACCTATTGTTTGTCGCACCAAAACATCAGGTAGTTTAGCAATTTTACGCATCACGTTACTCACTTGTTGCTGCTTAAACAATAACTGAGCATCGTACGATAGATGTTGCAACGGCATTGTACCGACCCATGTTCCCTTTACATCTGTCACTGGAACACGATTTGGTGATGATTCTAACAATTCCACTACCTTTCCAACACCAAACGAACGACTCACTTTAATCACTTTAACTTTTGCCACTTCATCGGGCAATAAATTTTCAATAAAAATAGGGTAGCCATCTACTTTGGCAACTCCCATGCCTTCGTGCGTCAAATCAACACACGTAACGGTTAATATTTCATTTTTCTGAACTGGTAACATAATCTCTCCTTATCACCGTTATTATAACAAAAAAACACCCCGCAGGGTGCTTTTTATTATTGATTTGTGTAATTATCAAAGTAACCTTGAATATGGATAATTGGTGTACCTTTATCACCAGAACCACTTGTTAAATCACATAATGATCCGATTAAGTCAGTCAATTGACGTGGTGTCGTACCTTCTGCATCCATATGTCCAACTAAGCTTCCGTCTTTTTCTTTAATACGTGCTTCAATTGCTTGTTTCAATTCTTCACCAGATAAATTTGAAAATTCGTTATCCGCTAAATATTTTAATTTTAATTCATTTGGTGTGCCTTCCAAACCTGGTGTGTAGGCAGGAGAAACAACCGGGTCAGCTAATTCCCAAATTTGTCCAACAGGATCTTTAAAGGCACCATCTCCATAAACCATAACTTCAACATGTTTACCTGTTTCATTTAATAGTTTTTGTTGAATATCCAATACTAAATCTGTACAATCGTTCGGGAACAATTTAATGCTGTCATCACTTGCTTTGTTTGAACCTAATAAGCCGTAACGTGTGTTAAAACCACTACCATCAATTGATTCTGTTAATAGTTCGTCCAAACCATACACTACTGCACCTTCCGCTTTTAATAAACGTTGTGTGCGTTGGCGTGTATGAATGTCACAGTTAATGACATTTTTTGTATAATTTAAAATTTCTTTAGCGTGGTTAGCAAATACAATTTCAACTTGCGCGCCGGCTTGTTCAATAATGTTACTGTAGTAAGCAACATAATCCACACCCGTAAATGGATGCAAGTTTTCACCGAACATCTCACGATACTGCGCTAAAGATAATACAGTCGTATATGGATCAATACCATGTTCTTCTAATTGGTCTTCTGTTAACAATTGGTTACCCACTTCATCACGTGGATAAGATAACATTAACACAACCTTTTTCGTTCCTAATGCAATACCTTTTAAAATCATAGCGAAACGATTACGTGATAAAATCGGGAAAATTACCCCTACCGTATCGGCATTAAATTTGCGTTTCACGTCTTCACCGATTGCTTCAACCTTTGCATAGTTTCCTTGACTTCTTGCAACAATTGATTCAGTCAACGCTACAATATCACGATTTCTAAAGTCGTACTCTTCACTTTTTGCTGCATCTAATACGCTATCTACAACAATTTGTGATAAATCATCACCTTGACGAATAATTGGGCAACGAACGCCACGAACAACAGTACCAACTTTTCTTTCCATAAAGTTAATCCCACTTCCTGTATTAAAATTTTAGGTTGTTTTTTAACCCATTGACCATTATACACACTTTGGCACATTAGCACAACAAAAAAACTATAAAAAACACTTTTTTAATTTATTTTGTTCGTCTATATCGGGTTTTCTAAAAAAATATTTTTATAATGTTCGTGTTTTAACTCGATAAAGTTGATTTATAGGCATTTATTACAAACTCTCAACATATAGAAGCGTACTAAAAGAATGTTTTTTTGATTTTTGTAATCGTTACCAATTGCTTTTTTTAATTTTTTTGGTATAATAAAGTCATAAAAAATGAATAAACGACTGAGATGTGCGTCGTACTTTCATATGTGTTGACCTTACGTTTGTTTTTGATTAGGGATTTTAATGACTCATGTGCTAACATGCCTTTTCACTTGGTAGTTAAATAGCATGCGCTGAAAAGCCCACCTGTTTTCTTACAGGTTCAAAACTATAAAGTACACGAAACGGCATTTCGGTTTTTTATTTTATACTCAAAAAGGCTGCTCGCGCAGCCTTTTTAGTTTTAAAGTATCCTTTTTGTAATGGGTGGCACCATACACCACCCCACGTCTCATCAGAAATCAACACGAGTTAACATCAATACTACAAAAATTATTGACTATTTCCAAAATGAATTTGATCTGATGTATCACGATTAACAGAAATCGCAACGCGGTTGATCGTATGGCGTAATCCACGAATTGCCACAGACAAAGCAAAAATATTTTCTACATTCGCTAAACCGCCAAAACCAGAATCACCAATATGCTGTATATCTACACCCGCTACTTTATTTCGAATAGCAATACTTTCAATCACTTCTTTACTTGAACTTTCTTGACTTGTTCCAATAGCTGATAATACCAATGCATCCGCTTGATGTGCTGCTTTCACAATATCGATTAATTCAGCATCTGTAAATCCCGGAACAGTCCCCACAGCAGGTACTAAAATAACATCTGCTCCAGACGTTACAAATTGATTGACCGTCTCGCGACTACATACGGGTTCTTTTGACCCAGATCCGTGCATTTTACCAGCAATGACTAACCCTGAAAAATGTTGTTTTGCTAACGTAATCGCTTCCGCAATGGCTTGGTTGGTCACTCCCGTTTTTGGATTACCCGTTAAACAAATAAAGTCGACGCCTAATTTTTCAGCTTCTTGGAACGTCTCCACGCAAGCCGTACGTCCTTTTGATATGCTAAGACGTGTTTCTAACATCGTTGCACTTGCATCAACTGGCTCTAAATTAATCCCAATTGGTCGGCCAACTAATTTTTTCAACTCGTAAATGACATCTTCTTGTGCATGTAATCCAAATACTCCCGGTTTAAACACATCAAAACCGTTTAACAACATCAAGTCCGCACCAAATGCACGTGCGATTTCCGCATTCGTGATATTCCCACCGACACTCGCTCGCGATGACACCATTTCACAACACACCGTACGCCCTTCAGCAGCCAAAATAGCTTGCTTTAACGCTTGTCCTTTATACGTTGCAAAGTCTCTTGTTGTACAATCTAAAATTCTTTTCATATTAATCCCCCAAAATTTCAATTAACGTTTTTAATTTTTTCGCACTCACACCATCAAACGCATCATCCGCACTATAACGGTAGCTGACGTTTTTTCCTGATGTGGTGTCATCTTCTATCCAATGTTTAAAGCTAGCGTGGCATTGCCTAATGCCTGTATCTTGTTTTAATCGTTGAATATTTTCAGCATTCACACCGGCACCCATGCACAATTCAATATTTGCGCCATATTTGTCTTGCAGTTTTTTTAATAACACCCTACCTTTTATTGCACTTTCTTGTAAACCACTCGTTAATAGTCGGTCACACTGTAAATCAATTAATGTTTCAATGGCAAAATAAGGGTTTTCCACACAATCAAATGCGCGATGAAATACCGCTTGCTTTTTATAGCGATGTATTAAATCAATCATTTTTCGTGTAGCGTCTACATCAATCGTTTTATCTGCCTTTAAAAAACCAAACGCAATGCCATCGGCACCATTTTCTAACAGTAATTGAGCGTCAGCAAACATGACGTCTTTATCGTAATCATCATAGCAAAAACCTGCTCCGCGCGGGCGCACCATGCAAATAATGGGAATCGTAACGTGCCGTTTTGCCAATACTAACGTTGAAATACTCGGCGTTAAGCCACCTAAAAATAAAGCACTATTCAATTCAATACGATGAGCACCATTTTGTTGTGCGATAATACAGTCTTTCAAACTACCTGCACACACTTCAACTAACATATCACTCCTCCTTGCGATAAACGACATATCAACTCATTCAAGCACTATTTTTTTGTTGGACACTCTTTAAAAAGATAGCGCTTCCACATTTCCATTTTAAACCATCTCGCTAAAAACACAAGTTAAAAATGTATCCCCTTTTAAACAAAAAGATAGTGACTTAACATCTGTTAAATCACTATCCTTATTTACCATCAACCCTATTTGACATAGAGCCTTATTTGCTTTATTGAACAGTTTGAATTTTCATCATGTTTGTTGTTCCAGCTAAGCCGATTGGTAAACCAGCTGTTACGATAATTGTATCGCCTTCTTTGGCGAATCCTTTTTCTTTTGCAACTTGATCTGCACGTTCAAACAATTCGTCTGTTGCTTTAATTGGATCAATCACAACCGCTTGTACACCCCAAACAAGTGATAAACCTAATTGTGTTTGTTCTGAGAATGTTAAGGCAACAATTTCAGAATGTGGACGGTATTTAGAAATCATTTTTGCTGTGTAACCTGATTGTGTTGCAGCAACAATTGTTTCTACACCTAAATTACGTGCGTTATGACCAACAGAACGACCGATTGCTTCTGTTGTATCGTGTTTGAATTGTTTCAAGTGGAATATATCGTGATTTTGGATTTCGCTTTCTGTACGTACACAAATGCTTGCCATTGTTTTAACAGCTTCTAATGGGTAATCTCCCGCTGCTGTTTCACCAGATAACATCACCGCATCTGTACCATCAAAGATTGCATTGGCAACGTCCCCTGCTTCTGCACGAGTTGGACGTGGGTTACGTTGCATTGAATCTAACATTTGAGTTGCTGTAATAACCGGTTTACCGACTGCATTACATTTTTTAATTAAACGTTTTTGAACGATTGGCACTTCCTCAGTTGGAATTTCCACACCTAAGTCACCACGTGCCACCATTAAACCATGAGATACAGCTAAAATTTCATCAATATTATCTACACCTTCTTGGTTTTCAATTTTTGGAATAATTTGAATGTGACGTGCATCTTCTTCTTCTAAAATTTTAACAATTTCTAAGACATCACTTGCACGACGTACAAAACTTGCTGCAATATAGTCGATACCGTTAGCAATACCGAAGCGAATGTCAGCTGCGTCTTTTTCTGTAATACCTGGTAAGTTTACGCTAACGTTAGGCACGTTAACACCTTTTTTATTTTTAATGATACCAGTGTTTTCAACAACGGTAACAATGTCGTTGCTTTCTGTGTCAATTTCAGTAACTAATAATGATACTAAACCATCATCAACTAAAATACGGCTACCTACAGTAACATCGTTAATTAATTCTGGGTAAGATACTGAAAAACGTTCTGCTGTTCCTTCAACTTCTTCCATTGCAATACGAACAGTGTTTCCTGTTACTAATTCAATTTTACCGTCTTTCATATCATGTGTACGAATTTCAGGTCCTTTTGTATCTAATAAAATAGCACATGGTTTTCCTGTAATGCGACGCGCTTCTTTTACAGCGTTAAAACGCTCTAAATGTTCTTCGTGTGAACCGTGAGAAAAGTTAAAACGTGCAACGTTCATTCCCGCATTAATCATGGCAACCAATTGATCAACCGTTTGGCTTGACGGTCCTAGTGTACATACAATTTTTGTCTTTTTCATTTCTAATTCCTATCCTTCTGTCCAATAATGTCTAATTTGTTCATTGACTTGATATAAGTGTAAGTTTGGTACATGTTTTCCATTTTCTAATGTTGTAACAATATCACTGTAAATGATTTTATCTTCGCGAATACCGACACAAACACCACCAATACCTTCCATTAACAACTCAACCGCTTTAAATCCAAATTGAGAAGCTAATACACGGTCACGAGCCGTCGGACGACCACCACGTTGGATATGTCCTAATACGGATACGCGTGTATGTTGTTCGCCGTGTTCCCACATTAATTCCGCAAATTTTTGAGCAGGCATAACACCTTCAGCTAAAATAATTAACGTATGTTTTTTACCCGCTTCACGATTACGTCTAATTTCTGCACAAATTTCTGCCACATCAAAATCGACTTCTGGAATAACGATTTGTTCTGCACCACCAGCAACCCCTGCCCATAGTGCAATGTCTCCGGCATTACGTCCCATCACTTCAACGATAAACGTACGCACGTGACTTGTTGCCGTATCTCTTAAACGGTCAATCGCATCAAGCGCTGTCGTCACTGCTGTATCAAAACCAATTGTATAGTCTGTTCCCGGAATATCGTTATCAATTGTTCCCGGAATACCAACTGTTGGAAACCCGTGTTTTGTTAATGCTACCGCACCTTGATAAGAACCGTCACCACCAATAACAACTAACCCTTCGATACCATGTTTTTTTAATTGTTCAATACCTTTTAATTGACCTTCAACTGAGGCAAATTCTGGATAACGTGCTGAGTATAAAAATGTTCCCCCACGTCCAACAACATCACTGACGTCACTTGCTTTTAATTGACGAATGTCACCAGCAACTAAACCAGCATATCCGTAATTGATTCCAAATACTTCCATACCTTCATTAATGGCTTTTCGTACAACCGCACGAACAGCTGCATTCATTCCGGGTGCATCTCCACCACTTGTTAAAACTGCAATTCGTTTCATCTTATATTCCACCTTAATTTGAATTTGTAATTGCACATTACACTTATGATATTGTACCATTTTCTATTTGTAAAGTCTTGCATTTTCTGTAAATTTGTCGTGATTTTCGTAAAATTAAATGGTCCGTTCTTTTATGACAACGCTCTCTTTTCCAAATTGTAGTTGTAAGGCCGTCATTAACGTATTCGACACACTCACTTGATACGCTTTAGACAAATTGATATATTGTTTTGTCTCCTCCACGTACACACTCACAGGCGAGCTTCCTTTGAAGTTCAACACCTGTTTTTTCACCTCGTCAACTTGGTCGTGGCTTTGTACACGGATATACACTTTTTTTAATTTGGCTTGAAGATGTGGTAGCATCTGCTCTTTGAGTGTCATACGATTGACCACACACACCAAATCCCCTTGTTGATCCTTTTGAATTTTTCCTTGAATGTAAACCGATTGCTGATTATCTAGTATCGACAACACTTTTTGGTACACTTCAGGAAATAGTGTAAGTTGCACGATGCCAAACGGATCTTCAAACGTGGCAAACGCCATGCGCTTATGATTTTTTGTCGTAATTTTTCGAATGTTTTTGATGACACCAATGAAATGCACAACATCATTTTCTTGTACATCAATACTTTTTTGCAACATGCCATTATCGTAAAACATGAGCACGTCTTCATTCATTTGATTTTTTAATGAAAAGCCTAAATATTGTCGTTCTTTTTCCACCACAACCGTATCGTCAAATTCAGCTAGCGTTGTTTTTTTGAGCGGTAATAAGCCACCACCTAAAAATTGTCTATCTTCTAAAAGGTTAGGCAAACGATGAATGAGTGTGGCGCGTGTTTCATTAAAGCAATCAAAGCAACCCGCGTAAATAAACGGTTCAATCAATTCCACTTTAGTAAATTGATCCTCTAGACGTTGTACAAAATCATCTAAAGATGAAAAGTGTCCATTCGCTTTTCTATCAGATAAAATGCTAGCAATCATATTGTAGCGAACCCCTTGAATTGCTGATAATCCAAACAAAATATGCTCGTTGGATAAAATACGATGAGCATACTCGCTTTCGTTAATATTCGGCAATAAAAACGTCACACGATGTTGGCGCGCTTGTGTAATATACGTCATATAGCGATCACTTTTTGGATTTGTATGCAATAATAACGCCAGGTAAAACGCTTGTGGGTAATGCGCTTTTAAATACGCTAATTGATACGCCAAAATAGAATAAGCAAACGCATGCGATTTTGGGAAACCGTAACTTGCAAATTTTTCAATATACGTAAACACTTTGTCAGCCGTTTGTTGAGAATAGCCATTTGATAAAAAGCCTGAAATAAATCGTTCTTTTTCACTCGCCATACCTTGTTTATCCATTTTAGCAATAGCGCGTCGTAAAAGATCCGCTTGTCCCATCGAATACCCCGCCATACGATTGGCAATGAGCATGATTTGTTCTTGGTACACAATAATCCCTTGCGTATCATGTAAAATATCTCGTAAAT
This window encodes:
- the pfkA gene encoding 6-phosphofructokinase gives rise to the protein MKRIAVLTSGGDAPGMNAAVRAVVRKAINEGMEVFGINYGYAGLVAGDIRQLKASDVSDVVGRGGTFLYSARYPEFASVEGQLKGIEQLKKHGIEGLVVIGGDGSYQGAVALTKHGFPTVGIPGTIDNDIPGTDYTIGFDTAVTTALDAIDRLRDTATSHVRTFIVEVMGRNAGDIALWAGVAGGAEQIVIPEVDFDVAEICAEIRRNREAGKKHTLIILAEGVMPAQKFAELMWEHGEQHTRVSVLGHIQRGGRPTARDRVLASQFGFKAVELLMEGIGGVCVGIREDKIIYSDIVTTLENGKHVPNLHLYQVNEQIRHYWTEG
- the pyk gene encoding pyruvate kinase, giving the protein MKKTKIVCTLGPSSQTVDQLVAMINAGMNVARFNFSHGSHEEHLERFNAVKEARRITGKPCAILLDTKGPEIRTHDMKDGKIELVTGNTVRIAMEEVEGTAERFSVSYPELINDVTVGSRILVDDGLVSLLVTEIDTESNDIVTVVENTGIIKNKKGVNVPNVSVNLPGITEKDAADIRFGIANGIDYIAASFVRRASDVLEIVKILEEEDARHIQIIPKIENQEGVDNIDEILAVSHGLMVARGDLGVEIPTEEVPIVQKRLIKKCNAVGKPVITATQMLDSMQRNPRPTRAEAGDVANAIFDGTDAVMLSGETAAGDYPLEAVKTMASICVRTESEIQNHDIFHLKQFKHDTTEAIGRSVGHNARNLGVETIVAATQSGYTAKMISKYRPHSEIVALTFSEQTQLGLSLVWGVQAVVIDPIKATDELFERADQVAKEKGFAKEGDTIIVTAGLPIGLAGTTNMMKIQTVQ